ATTATCCTCGTGCCGGTCAGCTTCTTGATGAGGTTTATCATCGAACCGCCCTTGCCAATGAGCCTCGGCACCTTGGAGGGGGTTATCTTAACTATCTGCCCTCCCCTGAGCGGGCCTCCCTTGAAGGGCATTCCCTTGGTGGTGAGGTCTATCTGGTTCACCTCGTTGTACGCCTTTATCTTGGCGTAGATTATGTCGCCTATGTCGAATATCTTCCTCAGGTCGGTTTTAGCGAGGTCAATGCGCTCTTCCACGGCGTCCTGAACGCGGAGGCTCGCCTGGTAGGGGGCACCTATATCGACCGTCCAGTTGGAGAACCTGACGTCCACTATCTTGCCTATGACGTTGTCGCCGACCTCGGGTATGTAGGGCCCCTCCAGGGGAATGACGCGTATCGTATCTCCCCTTATCTCAACAAGCCCCACGACGGTCGAGTATATCCTGTTGCCTTCCCTGAAGGTCCCTCTTCCACTCTTAAACGGCCCCTGGGCGAGCAGAGTCCCAGGAACCACAAGCTCCCTACTCTTTACAAAAATCCTCCTCATAGTCCCTTCCTCTCTATCAGTTTAGTTACAGCCTCGCCCTTCGTGAGGGCGTTGAGCTTCTCATAAAACTCCTCCTCGACTCCTCCAGGAATCTCAATTAGGAACATCCACGAGCCGTCGCTGGCCCACTCCTCGCGCTTTATCGTCCCGAACTTCCTGACCTCACCGTAGGCCCTGCCGACGTAGTCACCGGGTATCTTGACGGCTATGACCTTCATCTCCAGCTTTATCGGGAGAAGAGGCCTTATGGCCTTGATCACTCCTGGAACCTGGGCCTCGGCGTCCTTGAAGAGGTCTATGTGGACCCCGGCTTCCTCCATCGCCCGGAGGATCCTATCAACGGGGTGCGGGTAGCCGGTCCTCGGGTCCACGGCGTGCCTGTGAATAATCGTCGCTATGTAGCGCCTCTTGTCCTCGAGCATCTGCCTCCTCTGCTCCGCGGTGAGCTGAACGTCGCCCTTCCGGAGGATTATCTTGGCCACCTCGTAGGGGTCGCTGGTGCCGAATATCTTCTCCATCTCATGCTCGCTCGCCTTGTCCCCCTTGTGGGCGTCCTTGAAGACGTAGGGCGTGGCCAGTATCTCCTCGATGGGGACCTCCTTGCCCTCCTTGAAGTCCCTCGCGAGGTAGGGGTCAACGAGTATCTCGAAGGTCTCGCCGTGCGTCTTCAGACGGGCGATGACTGCTTTATCAACGCTTATGGGCATCGCCCGTCACCTCAGTAGTTGCTGTCCAGCTCGGAGTAGTCCTCTTCCCTCTCCTCGACTTCCTCCTCCTTGGCCTCCTCGATTATCTCGCTCAGGTATCTCCTGATGTCCTCAGTGGAGAGCTTCCTCCAGCGCTTGTCGTCCATGGTTATGTAAGCGACCTCAATGCTCTCCGGACTCGGCTCCTCAAGGGTCTTCGCTAGGGCCAAGATGGCGAGCTTTACCGCCCCCTCCATGTCGAGGTTCTCGTCGTAGTGCTCCTCAAAGATGGCCATAGCGGTGTTCCTTCCGCTGCCTATTGCAACGGCCTTCCACTCGAAGTAGGCACCGCTCGGGTCTGTCTCGTAGAGCTCGGGCTTGTCGTTAACGCCCGCCATGAGCAGGGCGGCACCGAAGGGCCTCACACCGCCGTACTGGGTGTGGGCCTGCTTCAAATCACAAATCTTCTTCACCAGAACGGTGAGCGGAACGGGTTCGCCGTAGGTCAGGCGGTAAATCTGGGCCTCCAGCCTGGCCCTATCAACGAGAACCCTTGCATCGGCTATTATACCGCTCGGAGCGGCCGCTATGTGGTCGTCAATCTGGAAAATCTTTTCATAGCTGCTCGGCTCTATGAGCCTGCTGGTTATCCTCTTCTCAACCGCGAGAACAACGCCTTCCTTCCACTTAACTCCTACCGCGGTGGCTCCCCTTTTCACTGCCTCCCGGGCGTAGTTCACCTGGAAGAGCCTTCCATCAGGGCTGAAAACCGTAATGGCCCTGTCGTAACCTGCCTGTGGTGGTACAAACGCCATTTTACATCACCTCTAAGGATTATCGTCACTCCTTCACACTCTTCCCGTAATTCTCGGGCGGCCTAATTAAGCTTTTCTATTCACTCTTCAGAGCCACGAGGGCCATCTTTCTCGCTATCCTGCGTGCGAACTCCAGCGGCAAAAACGCCACCAGGAAGACTATCACGGCCAGTATCAGCGAGTTCTGCCTGCCCAGTGGCTGCCATATCATCAGGAGGAACGCGATCAGCATGAGGCCGAGCCCAACGGCCAGGAACCTCTGGTAGCTCTTTCTCATAACCTCCAGGGTATCGTCCACCGCACTCACCGGGAGCTTTTTATTCCGAACCGGTTTTAAGCCTTTGGTGTTGGCGATGGAGTGCCCGTTCTGCAGCGCAAGACCCGGAACAATCCTTTACGAGGACGAGCTGATTAGAATACTCCTCGACTCTTACCCCGCGAGCAGGGGCCACCTACTGGTGGTTCCGAGGAGGCACGTCGAGAGCTGGTGGGAGTTGAGCGAGGAAGAAAAGGTCGCCCTGATCAGGGGCATGGAGCTGGCGATGGAGAAGCTGGCACAGGTACTGAAGCCAGACGGGTTCAACGTCGGAATAAACCTGGGCAGGGCCGCCGGCCAGACCGTTCCGCACCTCCACCTCCACGTGATTCCCCGCCGGGAAGGTGACTGCGCTCACCCCCGGGGAGGGGTCAGGAAGGCGGTTCTGGACCTGGAGGACGAGAACCTCAGCCTGAAAGAGCGCTGGGTAAAGAACAGGCTGAGCGGGGAAGAGGTCGAGAGGCTGAGGGAGGCGTTTGAACAACACTTTGAGTGATAATTTGATTCGCTCCCGCAATGTTTTTATCTATTAATTACCAAAAGAGATACCCGAGTATTCACGCGTTCCAGGGAATTGAAGAAAGTCCGAAAGGAAAACATCGGTGGTACTGATGAATAAACTTACTTCCCTGGCCCTCTTACTTTTGCTCCTCCTTCCCCCCGTCACCGCGGTGAACGTCTGGGAGCACATAAACACCAGCAGGGAAATGTACTTCGTTAAAGTATTGGGCAGATGTAGAAGAGAACCACCACTTGACCCATTGAACAACTCCAGAATCGCCTCCGTCAGCATAGGATACACCTACAGTGATACCCAGTACATAATCACTACTACGCCCCCTACGATTCCGAGTACTGTAAGCACACCGGCCGTTGCGGCTGGTGGGAAGAGTTCCTCCCCAAACAAGAGAACTTAACACCCTTTAACTCCTCCATTTGGAACGTCACCAAGGTTCTAGAAGAGTATCATTGGGGCCTGGAGAACTACCTCCCCAACATAACTGGAAAGGTCACGGACGACTTCGAATGGCCCGAAAAATACTGGGTGAGAAGAGCAGACCTGTGGGAAGTCTGGATAGACGCAAGTGAGTTCCGGGTAACACTGTATTCCTTCGTCTCGGAGATTGGAGGATTGAGCTACGTAGTTTTTGAATGCCAGAACCCGGAGAACATGACGTGCAACTGGAAAGAGCCAGTAGTAGACATAGAAGTGATGGTACCACCAACGACCACCACAACCACCCCAAAACAAGAAGATAAAGAAACCTGCGGACCAGGATTGCTGATTGGATTAGTGTTGGTTCCCCTACTCGTAAAACAGAAGAAGAGGTAGTAAACTAATGAACCGGCAATCCTCAACAATAGTCCTTGCGCAGGGGTTCTACTTGGAGGTGAGGTCAGATTGAGGCGTCTCCTGATTTCCTTGTTTCTTGGATTCCTCCTAATGTCCTCCACTAGCGTCACCACGGCACTCAGCCTCTGGGACGTCATAAACAAAAACGAAACCGTAATCGACGTTTTTATATTCGGCTCAGGCCCCAAAATGCCGTGCAACCCATTCAATGACTCCGGAATCTATGAAATCCAAGTCGTTTATCCATTCAACGACACCCACTACAAGATAGTCAGCTACTATTCGAACGGAAGCATTGAACAGGAATATATTCCAGCGTATCCGAGATACAATTTCACAATAGCCACCTGGGATCTCGATAGGGTAGTTGGATACTACCAGAATCATATTCAGTCCCCATCTCCCTGCGTTGATCCCGAAAACATTACAAGGTGGGTAATCCTCATGGGAGGGCACTCCATCATTATAAGGGCATACCCGACAAAATATGAAGGAGTCTACGACGAAATCGTCTGCCTAACTCCCCAAAACCCATCATGCAGAGTCTCAGGATCCAAACCACCACAGAAACCGGAAACCTCAAGGACCGAAGACACAACCTCAAACGGAAAAGAAACCTGCGGTCCAGCTTTGTTAGTTGGATTAACGTTGGCTCCCCTGATCCTGAGATGGAAGGGGCACGTAGATGAAAAGTGAACCATTATTTTTTCAATATTTCTTGGCCGGATACTTCTCCCCGTTCTTCTCCAGCTTCCTCTCAACCGCCTCGTCAAGGTCTATGTCCAGTTCGTGGGCTAGTAACGTTAGGTAAATTACGACGTCGGCTATTTCGTCGGCTATGGCTTCCCTCTTGGCCGGGTCTTTCACCGCTTCGAGTATCTCCCCATCGCTCCCCCACTGAAAGTGCTCCAGAAGCTCGCCCAGCTCGACCGCAGCCGAGATGGCCAGGTTCTTCGGCGTGTGGTACTTAGCCCAGTTCCTCACATCTCGGAAGGCCACGAGCCTTTCCTCAAGCTCCCGGAAGTCCATACCACCACCCCGGCTTAGAAGGCGTGAGGGTTGGAGCTTCTGAGAAGTTCCAGGAGCTTTAAAAACTCCTCAATTTCTTCCCTGGAGAAGTGTTCTTCAGCATCGCTCTCGGGATCGAGTTTTGACAGCATCTCTCTCGCCTTCATGAGGTCATCTAAATCTTCCTGGAGCTCAAGGGCGCGCTGGATAAACTCATAGCTCGTTTGAGGGCTCTCAAAGGCCCGGTTCTGGTTGGCTATTATCGCTATCTTCAGGTTCGCTATGGTCTCATCTACCTGTTCGATAAGCTCCTTAATCTTCATGTCCACCACATTCTAAGCTACTCACCGGGGTATTTAAGCCTCCCGAAAGGTTTTTACGTTGAATGAGATAAAATTCATACGGTGGTCCGGGTGGACTTCGACCTCTTCATGGAGAGGTACGGGTACAAAATACTGCTTGCCATCTTCGGGATGATAGTCGCGGGCATATTTGCGATCATCGGCATCTGGGCATACGTTGCATTAAAATACCTCGGCCTTCTCTTTGGGGGCCTGATAATAGCCCTCGTCGCCGTCCGTAGCCTCATGAACAGGAGAATACTCGACGCCCAGGCGAGGGTATTCAGCAAGTACTTCTACGACGATAGGAGACGGAGGTGATCAAATAGATATATGGGCATAGAATGGCGCTCCGAGACCATAACGAGAACCTTCTTCAGGACCCACAACGAGGTTCACTACGACAAGAACGAGAGAAAAAGGCCATAGTTTCGAAAATTTTTCGATTTTCGACGGGGCTTTTCTGAAGGCAGAGTTTTAACCCTAACTGCGAAGGAACTACGGTGGTGACATGGAGGTGGTCAAGGCTTACCCTTCTGATTCGGCCGAAGTAAAGGGCGAAAAGCGCGAGAAGAAGCTTCTCATGGGTAACGAGGCCATAGCCTACGGCGCCCTCGAGAGCGGCATCGCCTTCGCCACAGGCTACCCGGGAACCCCATCAACAGAGGTCATCGAGACCATCGCGAGGCTCAAGCCAGAGGTCTTCGCCGAGTGGGCGCCCAACGAGAAGGTTGCCCTCGAGGAGGCCGCGGGAGTTGCCTACACCGGATTAAGAGCCCTCGTGACTATGAAGTGCGTCGGCCTGAACGTTGCCGCCGACCCGCTGATGAGCTTAGCCTATTCTGGCGTCGAAGGTGGCCTGGTAATCCTCGTTGCCGACGACCCGGGGCCACATACAAGCCAGACGGAGCAGGACGACCGCTACTACGGCAAGCTCTCGCTCCTGCCTGTTCTCGAACCTGCAGATCCACAGGAGGCCCACGACCTGATAATCTACGCCTACGAGCTGAGCGAGCGCTATAAGGTTCCGGTAATATTCCGCACGACAACGAGGGTGAACCACACGACGGCCGACGTCGAGGTCGGCGAGTTCATCGAGCTAAACCGGAAGCCGGTCTTCAAGAAGGACATAGAGCGCTACGTCAGGGCCAGCATGGAGGGCAACAGGAAGAGGCACAGGTGGCTCAACGAAACTCTGAGAAAGATCGAGGAGGAGTTCAACTCGATGCCCTTCAACCGGGTCGAGGGGAGCGGCAGGATTGGAATAATCGTCGAGGGGGCGCCCTACAACTACGTGCGCGAGGTTCTGCCCAAGCTCGACGGCGACTTCAGGGTTCTCAAGCTCTCAACGCCCCACCCACTCCCGAGGAAGCTCGTCGTGGAGTTCCTTAAGGGTGTGGACTTCGCGATAGTTATCGAGGACGGTGCGCCCTTCCTTGAGGAGGAAGTCAAGATTGCCGCATACGAGGCCGGGCTCAACGTGCCGATATACGGCAAGAGGACCGGCCATCTGCCCCTTGAGGGGGAGCTGACGCCTTCACTGGTCAGGAACGCCCTGCTGGGGCTTATCGGTGAAAGTGAGGAGACCTACGAGAAGCCCGAGGAGGTAAAGCTCGCCGAAAGCCTTGCCCCGAAGAGGCCTCCTGTTATGTGCCCGGGCTGTCCCCACAGGGGGAGCTACCGCGCCGCGTTGGACGCGCTGAGGGATTTAAAGCTCGGTCGCTACTCGGTTCCGATACACGGGGACATAGGCTGCTACGCCCTCTCGCTCCTCCCGCCGCTTGAAGCGATATGGACCGAGTTCGTCATGGGCGCGAGCATAAGCCTTGCCAACGGCCAGAGCGTCGTGATGGACAAGAAGATAATCGCCACGATTGGTGACTCGACCTTCTTCCACAACGGAATCCAGCCGCTCATCGATGCCGTCTACAAGAACCTGAACGTTCTCGTCATGATACTCGACAACAGGACAACGGCCATGACCGGCCACCAGCCGCACCCAGGAACGGGGGGAAGCGAAACCGGCAGGAAGTTCAACGAGATTGACATCGAGGCTCTGGTCAAGGCGTTGGGAGTCAGGTACGCCAAGACAGTTGACCCCTACGACCTCAAGGCAACGAGGGAGGCAATAAAGGAGGCCATGCAGGTTGAAGGGCCGGCGGTGATAATAGCAAAGCAGGAGTGCGTCATTCCGGTCATAAGGCGCGGTGAGATAGGCGAGATACCGCTCGTCATCGAGGACAAGTGCACAGGCTGCAAGGCGTGCATACTCCTCACCGGCTGTCCCGCCCTAGTCTACGACCCGGAGACGAACAAGGTCCGGATAGACAGCCTGCTCTGTACGGGCTGTGGCGTCTGCAACCAGACGTGTCCGTTCGATGCGATTAAGTTCCCGAGCGAGCTGGAGAAGGGGGCTTAACCTGCCTTCTCTTTTTCTATACTCACCCGCAAATATTACCCGTTCAGTAATATACTCCGCGAGTAATAGCTGTACATGAGGTTCGCATCAATCTAAATCACCGAACTCAGCCTCCAGCTTGCATGCCTTCAGCTCCTCAAACTCTGCCTTTCCTAAAATCCCCCTGAGCTTTCCTGAAATCACCCTTTGGCAGTTTCCGCTCCTTCACGAGCTCTCTTCGAATCAGCTCAAGCTCTAAGAGCCTCTTCAGCTCTTCGGGGTCAGCGTTCTCAGGAACGTTTACCCAGATGGTAATGACTGGCATGTGACCACCAATAAAAATTTGGATAATGATGTTAACCCATCACTCCCGCCAAACCTCAAGAACCATATAGCGCCTCACGAGAGGATTGGGGTACAGCTCCCAGCCGATTCCCTCTGTTTCCGCTTCAATCTCACCGAATAGGCCGCCCTCGCGGGGGTCCAAGCTTTCCCCGTAGATTTTTCCCGGCCTTATCTCCACCCGCATGTACCTTGGCAGTCCGACCCTTACCTTACCTTCTTCCTTCGCACGCTCAATCGCCCATTTGGCTGTGTAGATTCCGGAGTATATCTCCGCTATCCTCACCGGGACGCTCCACTTTCCGATGGCGATTATCTCAATTCCAGTCTCCTCCCAGAGCTTTTTGGCCAGAGGCTGTAATTCCTTGGCCAAATCCTTCCAGACCTCCTTGCCCCTGTCTGTTATCGTCAGGGCGTCTATGGTCGGCTCGTCGAGCTTCCTGACCTCTATTCCTCCTATCGTCGAGTCGAGGTGAACGACGTCGGGCTTGACTTTTCGAGCAAGCTCAACCGCAAGGAGTGCTTCATCTCTAATCGCCTGCCTGCCGCTCATGTCGTAGTCGAAGGGGTCGGCGTAGCGAACCACGCTCAGCGTCGCCGTCCTGTAAGGCCTCTCAACCAGCACGGCGGCCGTCGCTATAAGCCCAACCGGCTCGTAGTCCTCGGTCAGCAAAGCCCCA
This Thermococcus cleftensis DNA region includes the following protein-coding sequences:
- a CDS encoding HIT family protein, which translates into the protein MECPFCSARPGTILYEDELIRILLDSYPASRGHLLVVPRRHVESWWELSEEEKVALIRGMELAMEKLAQVLKPDGFNVGINLGRAAGQTVPHLHLHVIPRREGDCAHPRGGVRKAVLDLEDENLSLKERWVKNRLSGEEVERLREAFEQHFE
- a CDS encoding ribosome assembly factor SBDS codes for the protein MPISVDKAVIARLKTHGETFEILVDPYLARDFKEGKEVPIEEILATPYVFKDAHKGDKASEHEMEKIFGTSDPYEVAKIILRKGDVQLTAEQRRQMLEDKRRYIATIIHRHAVDPRTGYPHPVDRILRAMEEAGVHIDLFKDAEAQVPGVIKAIRPLLPIKLEMKVIAVKIPGDYVGRAYGEVRKFGTIKREEWASDGSWMFLIEIPGGVEEEFYEKLNALTKGEAVTKLIERKGL
- a CDS encoding nucleotide pyrophosphohydrolase gives rise to the protein MDFRELEERLVAFRDVRNWAKYHTPKNLAISAAVELGELLEHFQWGSDGEILEAVKDPAKREAIADEIADVVIYLTLLAHELDIDLDEAVERKLEKNGEKYPAKKY
- the psmA gene encoding archaeal proteasome endopeptidase complex subunit alpha, whose translation is MAFVPPQAGYDRAITVFSPDGRLFQVNYAREAVKRGATAVGVKWKEGVVLAVEKRITSRLIEPSSYEKIFQIDDHIAAAPSGIIADARVLVDRARLEAQIYRLTYGEPVPLTVLVKKICDLKQAHTQYGGVRPFGAALLMAGVNDKPELYETDPSGAYFEWKAVAIGSGRNTAMAIFEEHYDENLDMEGAVKLAILALAKTLEEPSPESIEVAYITMDDKRWRKLSTEDIRRYLSEIIEEAKEEEVEEREEDYSELDSNY
- the iorA gene encoding indolepyruvate ferredoxin oxidoreductase subunit alpha, whose protein sequence is MEVVKAYPSDSAEVKGEKREKKLLMGNEAIAYGALESGIAFATGYPGTPSTEVIETIARLKPEVFAEWAPNEKVALEEAAGVAYTGLRALVTMKCVGLNVAADPLMSLAYSGVEGGLVILVADDPGPHTSQTEQDDRYYGKLSLLPVLEPADPQEAHDLIIYAYELSERYKVPVIFRTTTRVNHTTADVEVGEFIELNRKPVFKKDIERYVRASMEGNRKRHRWLNETLRKIEEEFNSMPFNRVEGSGRIGIIVEGAPYNYVREVLPKLDGDFRVLKLSTPHPLPRKLVVEFLKGVDFAIVIEDGAPFLEEEVKIAAYEAGLNVPIYGKRTGHLPLEGELTPSLVRNALLGLIGESEETYEKPEEVKLAESLAPKRPPVMCPGCPHRGSYRAALDALRDLKLGRYSVPIHGDIGCYALSLLPPLEAIWTEFVMGASISLANGQSVVMDKKIIATIGDSTFFHNGIQPLIDAVYKNLNVLVMILDNRTTAMTGHQPHPGTGGSETGRKFNEIDIEALVKALGVRYAKTVDPYDLKATREAIKEAMQVEGPAVIIAKQECVIPVIRRGEIGEIPLVIEDKCTGCKACILLTGCPALVYDPETNKVRIDSLLCTGCGVCNQTCPFDAIKFPSELEKGA
- a CDS encoding DUF4152 family protein — protein: MRIVSADTGGALLTEDYEPVGLIATAAVLVERPYRTATLSVVRYADPFDYDMSGRQAIRDEALLAVELARKVKPDVVHLDSTIGGIEVRKLDEPTIDALTITDRGKEVWKDLAKELQPLAKKLWEETGIEIIAIGKWSVPVRIAEIYSGIYTAKWAIERAKEEGKVRVGLPRYMRVEIRPGKIYGESLDPREGGLFGEIEAETEGIGWELYPNPLVRRYMVLEVWRE
- the rrp4 gene encoding exosome complex RNA-binding protein Rrp4 — protein: MRRIFVKSRELVVPGTLLAQGPFKSGRGTFREGNRIYSTVVGLVEIRGDTIRVIPLEGPYIPEVGDNVIGKIVDVRFSNWTVDIGAPYQASLRVQDAVEERIDLAKTDLRKIFDIGDIIYAKIKAYNEVNQIDLTTKGMPFKGGPLRGGQIVKITPSKVPRLIGKGGSMINLIKKLTGTRIIVGQNGWVWVSGKKEELEKLAIEAILKVDRESHTQGLTDRVKELLMTRLQELKEMGVIDEVPQVEEPKAGEGEEE
- a CDS encoding CGP-CTERM sorting domain-containing protein, translated to MRRLLISLFLGFLLMSSTSVTTALSLWDVINKNETVIDVFIFGSGPKMPCNPFNDSGIYEIQVVYPFNDTHYKIVSYYSNGSIEQEYIPAYPRYNFTIATWDLDRVVGYYQNHIQSPSPCVDPENITRWVILMGGHSIIIRAYPTKYEGVYDEIVCLTPQNPSCRVSGSKPPQKPETSRTEDTTSNGKETCGPALLVGLTLAPLILRWKGHVDEK